In Lentisphaera araneosa HTCC2155, a single window of DNA contains:
- a CDS encoding DUF2262 domain-containing protein: MKQTIETKHGTFKYSKSYKWFETKRPNEDISVSETFIKEYSFEQSTEIIDYILQNKDVIYAKVADEMLDIYNDDWRSVDVFINGIPEYEWTGDQTSLDAEITTKDSPILSKSEFIERLSIFDIAFDHDEDDDFSEPVNIYIKAKGDLFTDHSLIAHMDINKTIKYVGL, encoded by the coding sequence ATGAAACAGACGATAGAAACTAAACACGGTACATTTAAGTACTCAAAAAGCTACAAATGGTTTGAAACCAAAAGACCAAATGAAGATATAAGTGTATCTGAGACATTTATTAAAGAATATTCATTTGAACAATCTACAGAAATCATTGATTATATTCTTCAAAATAAAGATGTCATTTATGCAAAAGTCGCTGATGAAATGCTCGATATTTATAATGATGATTGGAGAAGTGTTGATGTATTTATTAATGGAATACCCGAGTATGAATGGACAGGTGATCAGACAAGTCTTGATGCAGAAATAACTACAAAAGACTCACCTATTTTATCAAAAAGTGAATTCATTGAAAGGTTAAGTATTTTTGATATTGCTTTTGATCATGATGAAGATGATGACTTTTCAGAACCAGTAAATATCTATATCAAAGCAAAAGGTGATTTATTTACAGATCACAGTTTGATAGCGCATATGGATATAAATAAAACAATAAAATATGTAGGACTATAA